Proteins found in one Acetonema longum DSM 6540 genomic segment:
- the spoIVA gene encoding stage IV sporulation protein A produces MEKFDLFRDIAERTGGDVYIGVVGPVRTGKSTFIKRFMETMVLPNITDPYDKERAKDELPQSAAGRTIMTTEPKFIPNEAVEISVKDNVSVWVRVVDCVGYAVEGALGYEEEEGPRMVLTPWFDQEIPFQEAAEVGTRKVIAEHSTIGLVVTTDGTVTDLPRENYVSAEERVIAELKELQKPFLIILNTGYPSAKETRELVAKLEDKYDVPVIPLDCAQIGHDDVYAILQEVLYEFPVKEVNITLPRWVEELETDHWLHQKFTTAVEDVIQYIKRLRDIDRAIDDLSACDVVADVILHDMDLGSGIAIIEMTAHNHLFYQILEEITGFTISGEHQLLSLMKDMAVAKREYDNLASALQEARQNGYGIVQPQIDEMVLEEPEILRTGNRFGVKLKASAPSMHIIRTDIQAEISPIIGTEKQSEELIQYLMQEFEGEPEKIWRTNLFGKSLNALVREGIQNKISGMPETSQRKMQATLQKIVNEGSGGLICIIF; encoded by the coding sequence ATGGAAAAATTTGATTTGTTCCGTGATATTGCCGAACGTACTGGCGGCGATGTCTACATCGGTGTCGTAGGTCCGGTACGGACAGGGAAATCTACATTTATTAAGCGATTTATGGAGACCATGGTCCTGCCTAATATAACCGATCCATATGATAAAGAACGGGCTAAAGATGAACTGCCTCAAAGCGCTGCCGGCAGAACCATTATGACAACAGAGCCTAAATTCATCCCCAATGAAGCTGTTGAAATCAGTGTGAAGGACAATGTTTCGGTTTGGGTTAGAGTGGTGGACTGCGTTGGCTATGCCGTGGAAGGCGCATTGGGTTACGAAGAAGAGGAAGGTCCGCGCATGGTGCTGACCCCTTGGTTTGATCAGGAAATCCCTTTTCAGGAGGCGGCGGAAGTCGGCACGCGCAAGGTGATTGCCGAGCACTCCACCATTGGTTTAGTGGTCACCACCGACGGAACTGTAACCGATTTGCCGCGGGAAAACTACGTTTCTGCCGAGGAGCGGGTTATTGCAGAATTGAAGGAATTGCAAAAACCCTTTTTGATCATTTTAAATACAGGATACCCCTCAGCGAAAGAAACTCGTGAATTGGTTGCTAAGCTGGAAGATAAATATGACGTTCCGGTCATTCCTCTGGATTGCGCCCAAATCGGCCATGATGACGTTTACGCCATTTTACAGGAAGTCTTATATGAGTTTCCGGTAAAAGAAGTCAATATTACATTGCCCCGGTGGGTGGAAGAACTGGAAACAGATCACTGGCTGCATCAAAAATTCACTACAGCAGTGGAAGATGTGATTCAATACATTAAACGGTTAAGGGATATTGACCGGGCCATTGATGATTTATCAGCCTGTGATGTAGTAGCCGATGTCATATTGCACGATATGGATTTAGGCAGCGGGATTGCCATTATCGAAATGACGGCGCATAACCATCTTTTCTATCAAATATTAGAAGAAATTACCGGCTTTACGATCAGCGGCGAACATCAGCTTCTTTCACTGATGAAAGATATGGCAGTGGCTAAGAGAGAATACGATAATCTGGCCAGTGCGTTGCAAGAGGCAAGGCAGAACGGATATGGCATTGTTCAGCCGCAAATCGATGAAATGGTCTTGGAAGAACCGGAAATTCTGCGCACAGGAAACCGTTTCGGCGTGAAACTAAAAGCTTCGGCGCCTTCAATGCATATTATCAGAACCGATATTCAGGCGGAGATTTCACCGATTATCGGCACGGAAAAACAAAGTGAAGAATTAATTCAATATTTGATGCAGGAATTTGAAGGAGAACCGGAAAAAATTTGGCGCACCAATCTATTCGGCAAATCTTTAAATGCTTTAGTCCGGGAGGGAATCCAAAATAAGATTTCGGGCATGCCGGAAACCTCACAGCGGAAAATGCAGGCAACACTGCAAAAGATTGTGAATGAAGGCAGCGGCGGCCTGATATGTATAATCTTTTAG
- a CDS encoding homoserine dehydrogenase, whose amino-acid sequence MKETVQIGLLGYGTVGTGIIKILQTNAHNIAQKVGCPLAIKKVLVRNPGKTRNTSFNVPLTTSIDEILNDPDIDIVVEVMGGESPAKDYILRALEAGKHVVTANKDIIAKYGKQLFEAAEEKQVDLLFEASVGGGIPIIRPLKQCLAANRIREVMGIVNGTTNYMLTKMTQERLDFETVLAEAQAKGYAEADPTADIGGWDAARKIAILASIAFNSRITLDDVQVEGIENISPDDIEYARELGYAVKLLAIAKESESGIDVRVHPTLLPHHHPLASVNDVFNAIYVRGDAVGETMFYGRGAGEMPTASAAVADIIDAARDIRHHVSSRILCTCFNQKNLSSAQHTESPFYIRLLVEDRPGALAVIAGAFGAQQVSLHSVIQKRRINNFAELVLITHKVPYASIKLAINTMEDMSVVRKVHNVIHVEAGEFE is encoded by the coding sequence ATGAAAGAAACTGTTCAGATTGGATTATTAGGCTACGGAACAGTCGGAACCGGTATCATCAAAATACTTCAGACCAATGCGCATAATATTGCACAGAAAGTCGGCTGCCCGCTGGCGATAAAAAAAGTCCTGGTTAGAAATCCGGGGAAGACGAGGAATACTTCCTTTAATGTTCCTTTAACCACCTCAATTGATGAGATTCTTAACGATCCGGATATTGACATTGTGGTGGAAGTCATGGGCGGGGAAAGCCCTGCGAAAGACTATATTTTAAGGGCGCTTGAAGCCGGTAAACATGTTGTGACTGCCAACAAGGATATTATCGCCAAATATGGAAAACAATTATTTGAGGCGGCGGAAGAAAAGCAAGTAGACCTGTTATTTGAAGCCAGTGTTGGCGGCGGCATCCCGATTATCCGCCCTTTGAAACAATGCCTGGCAGCTAACCGGATTCGGGAAGTCATGGGCATTGTAAACGGTACAACCAATTACATGTTGACCAAAATGACGCAAGAAAGATTGGACTTTGAAACGGTATTAGCCGAAGCTCAGGCCAAAGGCTATGCCGAAGCGGATCCCACAGCCGATATCGGCGGCTGGGATGCAGCCCGGAAAATCGCTATCTTGGCTTCGATTGCCTTTAATAGCAGAATTACGCTGGATGATGTCCAGGTAGAAGGTATTGAAAATATATCGCCGGATGATATTGAGTATGCGCGGGAATTAGGCTATGCAGTGAAGCTGCTGGCTATTGCCAAGGAGAGTGAAAGCGGGATAGACGTACGGGTGCATCCGACACTGCTGCCGCACCATCACCCTTTAGCTTCGGTTAACGATGTGTTCAATGCCATCTATGTGCGGGGCGATGCAGTGGGAGAGACCATGTTTTATGGAAGAGGCGCCGGCGAAATGCCCACGGCCAGCGCCGCGGTCGCCGATATCATTGATGCAGCCAGGGATATACGGCATCATGTCAGCAGCCGGATATTGTGTACCTGCTTTAATCAGAAAAACCTTTCTTCAGCCCAACATACCGAATCGCCTTTTTATATCCGCTTACTGGTCGAGGACAGACCCGGTGCTTTGGCGGTTATTGCCGGCGCTTTCGGGGCACAGCAGGTCAGCCTTCACTCGGTTATTCAGAAGCGGAGAATCAATAATTTTGCCGAACTAGTGTTGATCACACATAAAGTACCTTATGCCAGTATTAAATTAGCGATTAACACAATGGAAGACATGTCGGTTGTGCGAAAAGTGCACAATGTGATTCACGTGGAGGCCGGTGAATTTGAATAA
- a CDS encoding ACT domain-containing protein produces MTGQKSVFYLVREEILPEAIKKTIKVKEILKRGEVKTINEAVEKMELSRSAYYKYKDYVFPFYEASREKIVTLALLLEHKPGVLSRVLNTIANERASIMTINQGIPLQGVANATISLETAELVIDLEALLDKLRMIDGVKRLEVLGQA; encoded by the coding sequence GTGACTGGGCAAAAATCAGTTTTTTACTTAGTGAGAGAAGAAATTTTGCCAGAAGCGATTAAAAAGACCATTAAAGTGAAAGAAATTTTGAAACGAGGCGAAGTGAAAACCATCAACGAGGCAGTGGAAAAGATGGAATTAAGCCGTAGTGCGTATTATAAATACAAGGACTACGTGTTCCCGTTTTATGAAGCCAGCCGGGAAAAGATCGTCACACTGGCGTTGCTTCTAGAGCATAAGCCCGGCGTATTATCGCGGGTATTAAATACCATCGCCAATGAACGAGCCAGTATTATGACCATCAACCAGGGAATTCCTCTGCAGGGAGTTGCCAATGCAACCATTTCCCTTGAAACTGCTGAATTGGTCATTGACTTGGAAGCACTGTTGGACAAATTGCGGATGATCGACGGCGTAAAACGGCTGGAAGTCCTGGGACAGGCATAA